The Homo sapiens chromosome 1 genomic patch of type FIX, GRCh38.p14 PATCHES HG2571_PATCH genome includes a region encoding these proteins:
- the VN1R5 gene encoding vomeronasal type-1 receptor 5, whose product MLKLVIIENMAEIMLFSLDLLLFSTDILCFNFPSKMIKLPGFITIQIFFYPQASFGISANTILLLFHIFTFVFSHRSKSIDMIISHLSLIHILLLFTQAILVSLDFFGSQNTQDDLRYKVIVFLNKVMRGLSICTPCLLSVLQAIISPSIFSLAKLKHPSASHILGFFLFSWVLNMFIGVIFCCTLRLPPVKRGQSSVCHTALFLFAHELHPQETVFHTNDFEGCHLYRVHGPLKRLHGDYFIQTIRGYLSAFTQPACPRVSPVKRASQAILLLVSFVFTYWVDFTFSFSGGVTWINDSLLVWLQVIVANSYAAISPLMLIYADNQIFKTLQMLWFKYLSPPKLMLKFNRQCGSTKK is encoded by the coding sequence ATGTTGAAATTGGTTATTATTGAGAACATGGCAGAAATTATGCTATTCTCATTAGATCTCTTGCTTTTCTCCACAGATATCCTTTgctttaattttccttctaagatGATCAAACTTCCTGGTTTTATTACCATACAAATCTTCTTTTATCCACAAGCCAGCTTTGGAATTTCAGCAAACACCATCCTTCTTCTTTTCCACATCTTCACCTTTGTTTTCAGTCACAGGTCTAAGTCCATTGACATGATAATTAGTCACCTGTCTCTCATCCACATACTGCTGCTCTTCACTCAGGCAATATTGGTGTCCTTAGACTTCTTTGGTTCACAGAATACTCAGGATGATCTTAGGTATAAGGTCATTGTCTTTTTAAACAAGGTGATGAGGGGCCTCTCCATCTGCACCCCCTGCCTCCTGAGTGTGCTCCAGGCCATCATCAGCCCCAGCATCTTCTCCTTGGCAAAGCTCAAACATCCTTCTGCAAGTCACATCTTAGGATTCTTCCTTTTCTCATGGGTCCTCAACATGTTCATTGGTGTAATCTTCTGCTGTACACTGCGGCTACCCCCAGTGAAACGGGGCCAGTCTTCTGTTTGTCATACAGCACTGTTCCTTTTTGCCCATGAGCTACACCCACAGGAGACTGTTTTTCACACTAATGACTTTGAGGGATGTCACCTTTATAGGGTTCATGGTCCTCTCAAGAGGCTACATGGTGATTATTTTATACAGACAATAAGAGGCTATCTCAGTGCCTTCACACAGCCAGCCTGTCCCCGAGTCTCACCAGTGAAAAGAGCCTCCCAGGCTATCTTACTGCTGGTGAGTTTTGTCTTCACATACTGGGTGGACTTTACGTTCTCATTTTCAGGAGGTGTGACATGGATAAATGATTCTCTGCTAGTGTGGCTCCAGGTTATTGTGGCCAATAGCTATGCCGCAATTAGTCCTTTGATGCTAATTTATGCTGATAACCAAATATTCAAGACTCTGCAAATGTTatggtttaaatatttgtctcctccaaagctcatgttgaaatttaatcgcCAATGTGGCAGTACTAAGAAGTGA